One region of Xyrauchen texanus isolate HMW12.3.18 chromosome 11, RBS_HiC_50CHRs, whole genome shotgun sequence genomic DNA includes:
- the LOC127652205 gene encoding uncharacterized protein LOC127652205 isoform X2: protein MVRNYKRKTNRASTAPDTMLKAVRQVLVFKKNIRAAAEEFGINYRTLARYCTKIPREEVEGNADYPSCTVGFTGARQVFNPEHETELVSYISRAADIYYALPPEVIRKFTYQLAKHRQLQIPSSWRKNKQASADWFAAFLKRHPTLSVRKPEPPTLLRASNFKRSNIEMFFSKLKEVMEHYSFKPEDIWTMDETGVTTAQRPDRVVSRKALAQASADKGPLVTVSFTISASGNMIPPYFVFPRMQFRQHFLTGAPSESAGGANLNGWMSKELFVDFLEHFIQQTKCYLERPCLLLLDSHVSSHWSIEGLSLAKANGIVALSFPPHCSLLQPLERSVFGPFKKCINAAIDSWMLGGPGRSVTIHHIPGIVATALPLAATPTNITEGFKACGIIPLNPNIIEESDFALSFLMDSLSSASSGPADTHFKDEYTHDTPDHSLCTSLEPSTSHCDPEPTANDLQSCQRQTTPEKDDCHLDWLPCD from the coding sequence ATGGTGAGGAATTataaaagaaagacaaacagagcGAGCACAGCTCCTGACACCATGCTGAAGGCCGTCAGGCAGGTGCTGGTATTCAAGAAGAACATTAGAGCTGCAGCTGAAGAGTTTGGCATCAATTATCGGACACTTGCCCGCTACTGCACAAAAATCCCCCGAGAAGAGGTCGAGGGAAATGCAGACTATCCGAGCTGCACGGTGGGCTTCACTGGTGCAAGACAAGTATTCAACCCAGAACACGAGACTGAACTGGTCTCCTACATTTCAAGGGCTGCCGACATTTATTATGCGCTTCCACCAGAGGTGATCAGAAAATTTACGTACCAGCTGGCGAAACATCGCCAATTGCAAATACCGTCATCATGGAGAAAGAATAAACAAGCCAGTGCAGATTGGTTTGCCGCCTTCTTAAAGAGACATCCCACGTTGTCCGTCAGGAAACCTGAACCACCAACTCTATTGAGAGCAAGCAACTTCAAAAGAAGCAATATTGAGATGTTTTTTAGCAAGTTGAAGGAGGTGATGGAGCACTACAGTTTCAAACCTGAGGATATTTGGACCATGGATGAGACGGGTGTCACCACCGCCCAAAGACCTGATAGAGTGGTGTCTAGAAAAGCCCTCGCACAAGCATCGGCTGATAAGGGACCACTTGTTACTGTGTCTTTTACCATCTCGGCCAGCGGTAATATGATACCACCCTATTTCGTTTTCCCTCGGATGCAGTTCAGGCAGCACTTCCTCACTGGTGCACCCAGCGAAAGCGCCGGCGGTGCCAATCTGAATGGTTGGATGAGTAAGGAACTGTTTGTTGATTTCCTGGAGCATTTTATACAGCAGACCAAATGCTACCTGGAGAGGCCCTGCCTCCTGCTCCTTGATAGTCATGTATCAAGCCACTGGTCCATTGAGGGGCTCAGTCTTGCAAAAGCAAATGGAATAGTTGCACTCTCCTTCCCTCCACACTGTTCCCTCCTACAGCCTCTGGAGCGGTCTGTTTTTGGCCCATTTAAGAAATGTATCAATGCAGCCATTGACAGTTGGATGCTTGGTGGTCCAGGGAGGAGCGTCACGATCCATCATATTCCAGGAATTGTTGCCACTGCCCTGCCCCTGGCTGCCACCCCAACCAACATTACAGAAGGGTTCAAGGCCTGTGGCATCATCCCGCTGAACCCAAACATTATTGAGGAATCAGATTTTGCTCTCAGTTTTCTTATGGACTCTCTCTCTTCTGCATCCAGTGGCCCAGCAGATACTCATTTTAAGGACGAATACACCCATGATACTCCTGATCATTCATTGTGCACTTCTCTAGAGCCTTCAACATCACACTGTGACCCAGAGCCCACAGCAAATGATCTACAGTCTTGCCAAAGACAAACAACACCAGAGAAGGATGACTGCCATCTTGACTGGCTACCCTGTGATTAG
- the LOC127651385 gene encoding cytochrome P450 3A30, whose amino-acid sequence MSLLFSAETWALLLLCVALLIMYGCWPHGFFKKLGIPGPKPLPFFGTMLEYRKGFHNFDTECFKKYGRVWGIYDARQPVLCILDQSIFKTILIKECYSFFTNRRNFRLNGPLYDAVSIAEDDDWRRIRSVLSPSFTSGRLKEMFGIMKTHSNILVENMGKTAKRGESVDIKEFFGAYSMDVVTSTAFSVDIDSLNNPKDPFVTNIKKMLKFDFLNPLFLCAAIFPFTTPIFQKMDLAFFPTSVTDFFYAVLQKIKSDRVANDHKRRVDFLQLMVDSQKELKAEHGHSEEHTEKGLSDHEILSQAMIFIFAGYETTSSTLSFLFYNLATNPETMKRLQEEIDETFPNNAPVDYEKMMNMDYLDAALNESLRLFPVAARLERVCKKTVEINGLVIPKDTVVMIPTYVLHRDPEYWTDPESFTPERFTKGNKESIDPYMYMPFGAGPRNCIGMRFAQVSMKLAIVEILQRLDVSVCEETQVPLELGLNGLLSPKDPIKLKLIPRILSDDICNNNKS is encoded by the exons ATGAGTCTGCTGTTCTCAGCCGAAACATGGGCGCTTCTCCTGCTGTGTGTGGCACTGCTCATCAT GTATGGGTGCTGGCCTCATGGATTCTTCAAAAAGTTGGGCATTCCGGGTCCAAAGCCCCTTCCATTCTTTGGGACCATGCTGGAATATAGAAAG GGGTTCCACAATTTCGATACTGAGTGTTTCAAGAAGTATGGAAGAGTTTGGGG CATTTATGACGCACGGCAGCCAGTTCTCTGCATTCTGGATCAGTCCATCTTCAAGACCATCCTGATAAAAGAGTGTTACTCTTTCTTCACCAACAGAAGG AATTTCCGTCTGAACGGTCCACTGTATGACGCCGTGTCCATCGCGGAGGACGATGACTGGAGGAGAATTCGCAGTGTTCTCTCTCCCTCCTTCACCAGCGGAAGGTTAAAGGAG ATGTTTGGCATAATGAAGACACACTCGAATATTTTAGTTGAGAATATGGGGAAAACGGCGAAGCGAGGAGAGTCTGTCGATATTAAAGA GTTCTTTGGAGCATACAGTATGGATGTGGTGACCAGCACAGCGTTCAGTGTGGACATCGACTCTCTCAACAACCCCAAAGATCCATTCGTGACGAACATTAAAAAAATGCTGAAGTTTGACTTCCTGAACCCTCTGTTCCTGTGCGCAG CAATATTTCCTTTCACCACACCAATTTTCCAAAAAATGGATTTAGCCTTTTTTCCAACATCTGTGACTGATTTCTTCTACGCCGTCTTACAAAAGATCAAGTCTGACAGAGTGGCCAATGACCACAAG AGGAGAGTGGACTTCCTGCAGTTGATGGTTGATTCTCAGAAAGAATTAAAGGCTGAACACGGGCACAGCGAGGAACACACAGAGAAAG GTTTGAGCGATCATGAGATCTTGTCGCAGGCCATGATCTTCATCTTTGCTGGTTATGAGACCACCAGCAGTACTCTGTCGTTCTTGTTCTACAACCTTGCAACAAACCCAGAGACCATGAAGAGACTGCAGGAGGAGATCGATGAGACCTTCCCTAATAAT GCTCCAGTGGACTATGAAAAGATGATGAACATGGATTATCTGGATGCTGCCCTGAACGAGTCCCTCAGGCTGTTCCCTGTCGCTGCTCGACTTGAACGGGTCTGCAAGAAAACCGTGGAGATCAACGGTCTTGTTATTCCTAAAGACACGGTTGTCATGATCCCAACCTACGTCCTCCACAGAGACCCGGAGTACTGGACAGATCCAGAGAGCTTCACACCAGAGAG GTTTACCAAAGGAAATAAGGAGTCCATAGACCCCTACATGTACATGCCCTTCGGCGCCGGACCCAGGAACTGCATCGGGATGCGATTCGCTCAGGTGTCCATGAAACTGGCCATCGTGGAGATCTTGCAGAGGTTGGACGTCTCTGTGTGTGAAGAGACTCAG GTTCCTCTGGAGCTCGGTCTCAATGGCCTTCTTTCTCCCAAAGACCCCATCAAACTGAAACTCATCCCCCGAATCCTCTCAGATGATATTTGTAACAACAACAAGTCATGA
- the LOC127652205 gene encoding zinc finger protein 501-like isoform X1 — translation MFIMSLQVDLMCCKSVGTDLSMLDIDDLMTEISQLKKEVALLEAKLRERGDPLNGEELEKVSCQSSVCVTDGTSTECQDLVWSVRDQRSRDTQDSELSLTLLCYTDAQESVCDSNQGDQTSTESLASVCNAGEQQMLQIPLKMCSVKLLDCRNLMEMRGETTAEEQQSEEDEENDDDDFIPTGSNFGSSSDGEMASTSKERQPAQSLSCITCEKTFTSQGHLARHERKHTEQKFFKCRRCGSSFSTLQERNRHSKEHRVKKELLCGQCGKVFHSSGYLKVHMETHGESNPFHCSECDKFFSSKANLDTHKRIHTGEKPYQCPHCEKRFNNRSHLNAHVHLHTNERPNQCSECGKTFTQLSYLKVHQRIHSEHKHYQCSHCDKRFSTKYSLQCHERMHTGEKPYLCSHCGKRFSGPGDLRVHLRVHTGEKPYHCSDCGMNFSQQTNLVMHQRTHTGERPYKCTQCDKTFARSDILKVHERVHTGEKPYSCSICEERFTYLGSFQTHQKKHIKEETELESL, via the exons atgttcatcatgagttTGCAGGTGGATTTGAtgtgctgtaaatcagtaggaactgatctgtccatgctggatattgatgatttgatgacagaaatctctcagctgaagaaagaggtggcGTTACTGGAGGCAAAGCTGAGGGAAAGAGGAGATCCACTGAACGGAGAG gagctggagaaggtttcctgtcaatcttcagtgtgtgtgactgatgggacctccacagaatgtcaggatttaGTGTGGAGCGTCAGAgatcagagatccagagacacacaggactcagagCTCagcctcactttactctgttataCTGACgctcaggagagtgtgtgtgacagtaatcagggtgatcaaacctccacagagtctctggcttctgtctgtaacgctggagaacagcagatgctgcagataccattgaagatgtgttcagtgaagctgctggactgcaggaacctgatggagatgagaggagaaaccacagcagaggaacagcAGAGTGAAGAAGATGAGGAAAACGATGATGACGATTTTATTCCTACAG GTTCAAACTTTGGTTCATCTTCTGATGGAGAAATGGCTTCTACATCAAAAGAGCGTCAGCCAGCACAGAGTCTTTCCTGCATCACCTGTGAGAAGACATTCACCTCGCAGGGACATTTAGCGAGACATGAGAGAAAACACACGGAGCAGAAATTCTTCAAATGTAGGAGATGTGGGAGCAGCTTTTCTACCTTACAAGAAAGGAACCGTCATTCAAAAGAGCACAGAGTAAAGAAGGAGCTCCTCTGTGGGCAATGTGGGAAGGTTTTTCACTCTTCTGGTTATCTTAAAGTTCACATGGAAACCCATGGTGAGAGCAACCCTTTCCACTGCAGTGAGTGTGACAAGTTTTTCAGCAGCAAAGCAAATCTTGATACTCATAAAAGAATACACACTGGGGAAAAACCATATCAATGTCCTCACTGTGAGAAGAGATTCAATAACAGATCCCATCTGAATGCACATGTGCACTTGCACACCAATGAAAGGCCAAATCAGTGCAGTGAATGTGGGAAAACCTTTACACAGCTGTCTTATTTAAAGGTACACCAACGAATACACTCTGAACACAAACATTATCAGTGCTCTCACTGTGATAAACGGTTCAGTACAAAATATAGTCTCCAATGCCACGAGAGAatgcacactggagagaaaccttacctcTGCTCTCACTGTGGTAAGAGATTTTCTGGTCCAGGTGATTTGAGAGTTCATCTGAGAGTGCACACGGGAGAAAAGCCTTATCACTGTAGCGATTGTGGGATGAATTTCAGTCAACAAACTAATTTAGTGATGCACCAGAGGACACATACTGGAGAAAGACCTTACAAATGCACTCAGTGTGACAAAACATTTGCTCGATCTGATATTCTTAAAGTCCACGAGAGAGTGCAcacaggagagaaaccttacagctGCTCCATCTGCGAGGAGAGATTCACTTATTTAGGAAGTTTTCAGACTCATCAGAAGAAACATATAAAAGAAGAAACTGAATTGGAATCACTATAG